Proteins found in one Candidatus Cybelea sp. genomic segment:
- a CDS encoding ATP-grasp domain-containing protein, with product MITAGGTVTAQSLIKALRDDGRARFIAAGDMDPRCATKAFVDDFVLLPRAVAPGFAQACLEAARRLQIGLFVPLIVESEFPPLDEARERFASIGCHLLVPPRDIFSKTGDKLEFADFLEEIGVPGPLTRAYEPGIEIERFPVYLKPQRGSGSVGTARIESVHSLHETARGRSGLIVQEAVDGTEFTVDCFAAAPGRVVAAVPRERIAIKAGVSVKGRTYHHPLIERIVRDVVERSGLQGPANVQGMLREDGSFSIFEMNPRFSGTLALTTAAGINFATLLIDMVEGTPIPDLIGKHEADLTMMRYWSEVFEDSSGLIRLGAAL from the coding sequence CCGCCGGCGACATGGATCCTCGCTGCGCGACCAAAGCCTTCGTCGACGATTTCGTGCTGCTGCCGCGCGCGGTCGCCCCCGGCTTTGCACAGGCGTGCTTGGAGGCCGCGCGGCGGCTGCAGATCGGGCTCTTCGTCCCGCTGATCGTCGAGAGCGAGTTTCCGCCGCTCGACGAGGCGCGCGAGCGGTTCGCATCGATCGGCTGCCATCTGCTGGTGCCCCCGCGAGACATTTTCAGCAAGACCGGCGACAAACTCGAGTTCGCAGATTTCCTCGAAGAGATCGGCGTCCCCGGACCGCTCACGCGCGCTTACGAGCCGGGCATCGAGATCGAACGCTTCCCAGTCTATCTTAAGCCGCAGCGCGGCTCCGGCTCGGTCGGCACGGCGCGCATCGAGAGCGTCCATTCCCTGCACGAAACGGCGCGCGGCCGCAGCGGCCTCATCGTCCAAGAGGCGGTCGACGGTACGGAGTTTACCGTCGACTGCTTCGCTGCTGCACCGGGTCGCGTCGTCGCCGCGGTCCCCCGCGAACGCATCGCGATCAAAGCCGGCGTATCGGTTAAGGGCAGAACTTATCACCATCCCTTGATCGAGCGAATCGTCCGCGACGTGGTCGAGCGCAGCGGCCTGCAAGGCCCCGCCAACGTTCAGGGGATGCTGCGCGAGGACGGCAGCTTTTCGATCTTCGAGATGAACCCGCGCTTCTCCGGAACGCTCGCGCTAACGACTGCCGCGGGCATCAACTTCGCCACGCTGCTCATCGACATGGTTGAAGGAACGCCGATCCCGGACCTTATCGGCAAACACGAAGCCGATCTCACGATGATGCGCTATTGGAGCGAAGTCTTCGAAGACTCAAGCGGCCTCATTCGTCTCGGCGCCGCGCTCTAA